Proteins encoded in a region of the Massilia sp. UMI-21 genome:
- a CDS encoding NAD(P)H-dependent oxidoreductase subunit E: MNHPIIPIIPSARLDDTGGASRQRKREAPRGRRVDPQALADVRALLGQESRQRDLLIEHLHKIQDRHGCLGSQHLAALAQEMRLAQAEVYEVASFYHHFDLVKEGEAAPAALTVRVCAGLSCEMAGAQDLLAKLPALLGRAVRVRAAPCVGRCEGAPVAVVGQRALPRARAEEVLAMASAGATREPVGDYLDYAAYRASNGYALLQACAAGQHDVERVIGTLEASGLRGLGGAGFPLGRKWRIVRAEPGPRLMAINIDEGEPGTFKDRVYLERDPHRFLEGALIAAWAVGVEAIYIYLRDEYHGCRAMLEAELDQLRRDPPVPGMPAIHLRRGAGAYICGEESAMIESIEGKRGMPRLRPPYVAQVGLFGRPTLQHNFESLHWVRDILERGADWFAGHGRRGRRGLRSFSVSGRVRAPGVKLAPAGITIRELIIEYCGGMQEGHDFYAYLPGGASGGILPARLGDIPLDFDTLQPYGCFIGSAAVVVLSNRDSAVAAARNTLAFFKDESCGQCTPCRNGTDKALALVEQPRWDTALLGELSQVMRDASICGLGQAAPNPVDCVITYFPHELNGTVQA; the protein is encoded by the coding sequence ATGAATCATCCCATCATCCCGATCATTCCCTCCGCGCGCCTCGACGACACGGGCGGCGCGAGCCGCCAGCGCAAGCGCGAAGCGCCCAGGGGCCGCCGCGTCGACCCGCAGGCGCTCGCCGACGTCCGGGCGCTGCTGGGCCAGGAATCGCGTCAGCGTGACTTGCTGATCGAGCACCTGCACAAGATCCAGGACCGCCACGGCTGTCTCGGCAGCCAGCACCTGGCCGCGCTGGCGCAGGAGATGCGCCTGGCCCAGGCCGAGGTCTACGAGGTCGCCAGCTTCTACCACCATTTCGACCTGGTGAAGGAGGGCGAGGCCGCGCCTGCCGCGCTCACCGTGCGCGTCTGCGCGGGCCTGTCCTGCGAGATGGCGGGCGCGCAAGACCTGCTGGCGAAGCTGCCGGCCCTGCTCGGCCGCGCGGTGCGGGTGCGCGCGGCACCCTGCGTCGGCCGCTGCGAGGGAGCGCCGGTGGCGGTGGTGGGGCAGCGCGCGCTGCCGCGCGCGCGCGCCGAGGAGGTGCTGGCCATGGCCAGCGCCGGCGCAACGCGCGAACCCGTCGGGGATTATCTGGATTACGCGGCCTACCGCGCATCGAACGGCTACGCCCTGCTGCAGGCCTGCGCCGCCGGGCAGCACGACGTGGAACGCGTGATCGGCACGCTGGAAGCCTCCGGCCTGCGCGGTTTGGGCGGCGCCGGTTTCCCGCTGGGCCGCAAATGGCGCATCGTGCGCGCCGAGCCCGGCCCGCGCCTGATGGCCATCAACATCGACGAAGGCGAGCCGGGCACCTTCAAGGACCGGGTCTACCTCGAACGCGACCCGCACCGCTTCCTGGAGGGCGCGCTGATCGCGGCCTGGGCGGTCGGCGTCGAGGCCATCTATATCTACCTGCGCGACGAATACCACGGCTGCCGCGCCATGCTCGAAGCGGAGCTGGACCAGCTGCGCCGCGATCCGCCGGTGCCGGGCATGCCGGCCATCCACCTGCGGCGCGGCGCCGGCGCCTATATCTGTGGCGAAGAATCGGCCATGATCGAATCGATCGAAGGCAAGCGCGGCATGCCGCGCCTGCGCCCGCCCTATGTGGCGCAAGTGGGCCTGTTCGGGCGCCCGACACTGCAACACAACTTCGAATCGCTGCACTGGGTGCGCGACATCCTCGAGCGTGGCGCCGACTGGTTCGCCGGCCATGGCCGCCGCGGCCGCCGCGGCCTGCGTTCGTTCTCGGTCTCGGGCCGGGTGCGCGCACCGGGCGTCAAGCTGGCCCCGGCCGGCATCACGATCAGGGAACTCATCATCGAGTACTGCGGCGGCATGCAGGAGGGCCACGACTTCTACGCCTACCTGCCGGGCGGCGCCTCGGGCGGGATCCTGCCGGCCAGGCTTGGCGACATTCCGCTCGACTTCGACACCCTGCAGCCCTACGGCTGCTTCATCGGCTCGGCCGCCGTGGTGGTGCTGTCGAACCGGGACAGCGCGGTGGCGGCCGCACGCAATACCCTGGCCTTCTTCAAGGACGAGTCCTGCGGCCAGTGCACGCCCTGCCGCAACGGCACCGACAAGGCGCTCGCGCTGGTCGAGCAGCCGCGCTGGGACACCGCGCTGCTGGGCGAACTGTCGCAGGTGATGCGCGACGCCTCGATCTGCGGCCTGGGCCAGGCGGCGCCGAATCCGGTCGACTGCGTCATCACCTACTTTCCGCACGAACTGAACGGGACGGTGCAAGCATGA
- the msbA gene encoding lipid A export permease/ATP-binding protein MsbA, protein MRKQIWQSTRIHNVENKVIVKRLLAVVKPYQTRSWLALLSMALTAATQPLIGWALQLLLDYGFKDKVPFSLWWIPGVLVSIFVLRGIGTFSTAYLNNWVTSRVLNDLRAMVFGRVLQLPVARFHEESTGKIINTVVAEVRQVVDMLQSVFVACVRDTLVVVGLLGALLYLNWKLTLVAIVVIPLTAVIVRTTTGRLRRLNRDNLRVTAEMTQVVEEATRGHQVIRVFSGERYERARFHARSEALRGFSQRMTVAFAATTPVTQIATAMALSLVVVLAIQADMTVGEFTQFVTYMLMLLTPLKSLAEVNGPMQRGIASAENVFGLIDAPAEADTGARELGRAKGQLRFENVTFRYPNAANPALQDVNLDVQPGQTVALVGISGGGKSTFVNLVTRFYDPEGGRLLLDGVPYQDIRLASLRAQLAMVSQNVVLFDDTLAANIAYGAERIDPERLAAAVKAAHLTDVVAKLEHGVDTRIGENGMRLSGGQRQRVAIARAIYKDAPILILDEATSALDNESERAVQAALETLMAGRTTFVIAHRLSTIERADRIVVMEHGRIVEQGTHAELLDANGMYANLYRLQFVATEDQAST, encoded by the coding sequence ATGCGAAAGCAGATATGGCAATCAACACGGATACACAACGTGGAAAATAAAGTCATCGTCAAACGCCTGCTCGCAGTCGTCAAACCCTACCAGACGCGCTCATGGCTGGCGCTGCTCTCGATGGCGCTCACCGCCGCCACCCAGCCGCTGATCGGCTGGGCACTGCAGCTCCTGCTCGATTACGGTTTCAAGGACAAGGTTCCGTTCAGCCTGTGGTGGATTCCCGGAGTGCTGGTCTCGATCTTCGTCCTGCGCGGCATCGGTACCTTCTCGACCGCCTACCTGAACAACTGGGTCACCAGCCGCGTGCTCAACGACCTGCGCGCGATGGTGTTCGGCCGCGTGCTGCAGCTGCCGGTGGCGCGCTTCCACGAAGAGTCGACCGGCAAGATCATCAACACCGTGGTGGCCGAGGTGCGCCAGGTGGTCGACATGCTGCAGTCGGTGTTCGTGGCCTGCGTGCGCGACACCCTGGTGGTGGTCGGCCTGCTCGGCGCGCTGCTCTACCTGAACTGGAAGCTGACCCTGGTGGCGATCGTCGTGATTCCACTCACCGCCGTGATCGTGCGCACCACCACCGGCCGCCTGCGCCGCCTGAACCGCGACAACTTGCGCGTGACGGCCGAGATGACCCAGGTGGTGGAGGAAGCCACGCGCGGCCACCAGGTGATCCGCGTGTTCTCCGGCGAACGCTACGAGCGCGCGCGCTTCCACGCCCGCAGCGAAGCGCTGCGCGGCTTCTCGCAGCGCATGACGGTGGCCTTCGCGGCCACCACCCCGGTGACCCAGATCGCCACCGCGATGGCGCTGTCGCTGGTGGTGGTGCTGGCGATCCAGGCCGACATGACGGTGGGCGAGTTCACCCAGTTCGTCACCTACATGCTGATGCTGCTCACGCCGCTCAAATCGCTGGCCGAGGTGAACGGCCCGATGCAGCGCGGGATCGCGTCGGCCGAAAACGTGTTCGGCCTGATCGACGCGCCGGCCGAAGCCGATACCGGCGCCCGCGAGCTGGGCCGCGCCAAGGGGCAGCTGCGCTTCGAGAACGTCACGTTCCGCTATCCGAATGCGGCCAACCCGGCCTTGCAGGACGTGAACCTGGACGTGCAGCCGGGCCAGACGGTGGCGCTGGTAGGCATCTCGGGCGGCGGCAAGTCGACCTTCGTGAACCTGGTGACGCGCTTCTACGATCCCGAAGGCGGCCGCCTGCTGCTCGACGGCGTGCCCTACCAGGACATCCGGCTGGCCAGCCTGCGCGCGCAGCTGGCGATGGTGAGCCAGAACGTGGTGCTGTTCGACGACACGCTGGCGGCCAACATCGCCTATGGCGCGGAACGCATCGACCCCGAGCGCCTGGCGGCGGCGGTGAAGGCGGCGCACTTGACGGATGTGGTAGCCAAGCTGGAACACGGCGTCGACACCCGCATCGGCGAGAACGGCATGCGCCTGTCGGGCGGCCAGCGCCAGCGCGTGGCGATCGCACGCGCGATCTACAAGGATGCGCCGATCCTGATCCTCGACGAAGCGACCTCGGCGCTCGACAACGAGTCCGAACGCGCGGTGCAGGCGGCGCTGGAGACCCTGATGGCGGGCCGCACCACCTTCGTGATCGCGCACCGCCTGTCGACCATCGAGCGGGCCGACCGCATCGTGGTGATGGAACACGGCCGCATCGTCGAGCAGGGCACGCACGCCGAGCTGCTCGATGCGAACGGGATGTATGCGAACCTGTACCGCCTGCAGTTCGTGGCGACGGAAGACCAAGCGTCAACTTAG
- a CDS encoding sugar nucleotide-binding protein, which produces MNTEMVKQPDHAPELALWGGLECTVNRVRDNYFSQMERNGHAERLQDIDRFASLGIKAVRYPVLWERTAPDGIESADWSWSDERLPALQELGVTPIVGLLHHGSGPRDTSLVDPAFPEKLAEYAGAVARRYPWVEYYTPVNEPLTTARFSGLAGVWYPHGSDESTFVRALINECRATVLAMRAIRAVNPDARLVATDDLSKTYGTPEMEDITTFFNERRWLGWDLLCGMVDHQHALWHYLLESNATEEELLWFRDNPCPPDIIGVNYYATSERWLDHRPERYPENRRHVFRGIAHADIETPRALATPTPGIAPLLMETWERYGLPIAVTEAHIDANREDQMRWLLEIWNAARSARQQGADVRAVTVWALLGSYDWNCLVTECRGYYEPGPFDVRGGEPRPTALAALMRELSTGRPLSNPVLQGEGWWRRPGRFFCKPVATRTAVADIAIRSQFKSGVVQPILIAGATGTLGSAYARICKQRNLAFQVLSRQEMDITDPASVEAAIVRYKPWAIINAGGYVRVDDAEADAERCMRENTLGPTVLALACIRHQLRFMSFSSDLVFDGTKAAPYVESDSVNPLGVYGRSKAQAEQRVLDADPQALVIRTSAFFGPWDRHNFVTLALNALEAGQPFQAAGDTVVSPTYVPDLVNVSLDLLIDRERGVWHLTNGEALTWAELARRACDVAGVDSSGLEVVASESCGHVARRPEFSALSSERALMLPSLDDALRRYVEAMQDRAHGRDAEMPGEAAHYAS; this is translated from the coding sequence ATGAACACCGAGATGGTAAAGCAGCCGGACCACGCCCCCGAGCTCGCACTGTGGGGAGGACTCGAATGCACGGTCAACCGTGTGCGCGACAATTATTTCAGCCAGATGGAGCGCAACGGCCATGCGGAACGCCTGCAAGACATCGATCGTTTCGCCTCGCTGGGCATCAAGGCCGTCCGCTACCCGGTGCTGTGGGAGCGCACCGCCCCCGATGGCATCGAGTCCGCCGACTGGTCATGGTCCGACGAGCGCCTTCCGGCGCTGCAGGAGCTGGGCGTCACGCCCATCGTCGGCCTGCTGCACCATGGCAGCGGACCACGCGACACCAGCCTGGTCGATCCCGCCTTCCCCGAGAAGCTTGCCGAGTACGCCGGCGCGGTCGCCCGGCGCTACCCCTGGGTCGAATACTACACCCCCGTCAACGAACCTTTGACCACGGCGCGTTTTTCCGGCCTGGCAGGCGTCTGGTACCCGCACGGCAGCGACGAATCCACCTTCGTGCGCGCCCTGATCAACGAATGCCGCGCTACCGTGCTGGCGATGCGGGCGATCCGCGCCGTCAATCCTGACGCCAGGCTGGTGGCGACCGACGACCTGTCGAAGACCTACGGTACGCCCGAAATGGAGGACATCACCACCTTCTTCAATGAGCGCCGCTGGTTGGGCTGGGACCTGCTGTGCGGTATGGTGGACCACCAGCACGCACTCTGGCATTACCTGCTCGAATCGAACGCGACCGAGGAAGAACTGCTCTGGTTCCGCGACAACCCCTGCCCGCCCGACATCATCGGCGTCAACTACTACGCCACCAGCGAACGCTGGCTCGACCACCGTCCGGAGCGCTATCCGGAAAACCGCCGCCATGTGTTCCGCGGCATCGCGCACGCCGACATCGAGACGCCACGCGCGCTGGCCACCCCGACGCCGGGCATCGCCCCGCTGCTCATGGAAACCTGGGAGCGCTATGGCCTGCCGATCGCCGTCACCGAGGCGCACATCGACGCCAACCGCGAAGACCAGATGCGCTGGCTGCTCGAGATCTGGAACGCGGCGCGCAGCGCCCGCCAGCAGGGCGCCGACGTGCGCGCCGTGACGGTCTGGGCCCTGCTCGGCTCCTACGACTGGAACTGCCTGGTCACCGAATGCCGCGGCTATTACGAGCCGGGGCCGTTCGACGTGCGCGGCGGCGAACCGCGCCCGACCGCGCTGGCGGCCCTGATGCGCGAACTGTCCACCGGACGCCCGCTGAGCAATCCGGTGCTGCAGGGCGAAGGCTGGTGGCGCCGCCCTGGCCGCTTCTTCTGCAAGCCGGTCGCGACCCGCACCGCGGTGGCCGACATCGCGATCCGCAGCCAGTTCAAGTCGGGCGTGGTGCAGCCGATCCTGATCGCCGGCGCGACCGGCACCCTCGGCTCGGCCTATGCCCGCATCTGCAAGCAGCGCAACCTGGCCTTCCAGGTCCTGAGCCGCCAGGAAATGGACATCACCGACCCGGCGTCGGTGGAAGCGGCCATCGTGCGCTACAAGCCGTGGGCGATCATCAATGCCGGCGGCTACGTGCGCGTGGACGATGCCGAGGCCGATGCCGAGCGCTGCATGCGCGAGAACACGCTGGGGCCGACCGTGCTGGCGCTGGCCTGCATCCGCCACCAGCTGCGCTTCATGAGCTTCTCGAGCGACCTCGTGTTCGACGGCACCAAGGCCGCGCCCTACGTCGAGTCCGACAGCGTCAATCCGCTTGGCGTGTACGGCCGCAGCAAGGCGCAAGCCGAACAGCGCGTGCTGGACGCCGACCCGCAGGCCCTGGTGATCCGCACCAGCGCCTTCTTCGGCCCCTGGGACCGGCACAACTTCGTCACGCTGGCGCTCAATGCGCTGGAAGCCGGCCAGCCTTTCCAGGCAGCGGGCGACACCGTGGTCTCGCCCACCTATGTGCCGGACCTGGTCAACGTGTCGCTCGACCTGCTGATCGACCGCGAACGCGGCGTGTGGCACCTGACCAATGGCGAAGCGCTCACCTGGGCCGAATTGGCCAGGCGCGCCTGCGATGTCGCGGGGGTCGACTCCAGCGGCCTGGAAGTGGTGGCGAGCGAAAGCTGCGGCCATGTGGCGCGGCGGCCGGAGTTCAGCGCGCTGTCGAGCGAGCGCGCGCTGATGCTGCCGTCGCTGGACGATGCGCTGCGGCGTTATGTGGAAGCGATGCAGGACCGCGCGCATGGCCGCGATGCGGAAATGCCGGGGGAAGCGGCGCATTACGCCAGCTGA